A single Callithrix jacchus isolate 240 chromosome 4, calJac240_pri, whole genome shotgun sequence DNA region contains:
- the LOC118151062 gene encoding serine/threonine-protein kinase MARK2-like has protein sequence MKQGVASTSPALRPPYYQILKFIGRGAFGEVTLARHLITGTRVAVKTINKTGFLSSHRETTILKSVSHSNIIRLYQIINTREACQLVLEYAEGGSLADWLEKNIMEEEEARGMFQQMLSAVRYLHKRKIAHRDLKPDNMLLDSKGHIKISDFGSATIYHEGQRLRAGHGTLPYMAPELFGAQGYECPAMDIWSLGVTLYQMVSNSLPFFAVSRFQLISLILSGQYVIRHYFSEGLKSLIKNLLISNPNERPTVDKVLRDPWVNNGQDLPPATYEEPIEDHPNCETIRLSVAMGLKPENIVKAIEDNVFNYPMATYRILDGEKKPSITTPQSLAPGDPTYLVTEISSSPAGLHRKSDPQHAPTASLTIERNCGDVENLARQALQCDHVASSTVSAIGGGGALETLAEQAPQRDLVSAASTKCSTGSENLETLAQPALPHNLTAASTQITTQSTVAQQPGHEGSVLQAGQPEAVLTQPTRGWSCRRAARRCIAIIRRCCCCLCPPKRQSKRAHPREKIGEDEGPKPETPRSNVGACSTLY, from the exons ATGAAGCAGGGAGTGGCCTCCACCTCACCTGCCCTGCGGCCACCTTACTatcaaatactgaaattcataGGCCGTGGTGCCTTTGGCGAGGTCACGCTGGCCCGGCATTTAATAACTGGCACCCGGGTGGCggtgaaaacaatcaacaaaaccGGCTTCCTCTCTAGCCACAGAGAGACGACTATTTTAAAGTCGGTGAGCCACAGTAACATCATTCGGCTTTACCAGATCATTAATACCAGAGAGGCGTGCCAGCTGGTATTAGAATACGCAGAAGGAGGAAGCCTGGCCGACTGGCTCGAAAAAAACatcatggaggaggaggaggcccgaGGCATGTTCCAACAAATGCTGTCTGCCGTGAGGTACCTCCACAAAAGAAAAATCGCTCACCGAGATCTAAAACCTGACAACATGCTGTTAGACAGTAAAGGACATATCAAAATTTCCGATTTTGGATCAGCCACGATTTACCATGAGGGGCAGAGGCTGAGAGCAGGTCATGGGACCCTCCCCTACATGGCCCCAGAACTCTTTGGGGCCCAGGGCTATGAATGTCCCGCCATGGACATATGGAGCCTAGGCGTCACGTTATACCAGATGGTGTCCAACAGTCTGCCCTTCTTCGCAGTGAGTCGTTTCCAACTGATATCCCTCATTCTATCTGGCCAGTATGTTATTCGGCACTATTTTTCAGAAGGCCTAAAAAGCCTAATTAAAAACCTTTTAATATCTAATCCCAATGAGCGGCCGACAGTAGACAAAGTCTTGAGGGACCCGTGGGTGAACAACGGCCAGGACTTGCCTCCAGCGACGTATGAAGAGCCGATTGAAGACCACCCGAACTGTGAGACCATAAGGCTCTCGGTGGCCATGGGATTGAAGCCAGAAAACATCGTAAAGGCAATCGAAGACAACGTCTTTAATTATCCCATGGCCACCTACCGTATTttagatggagaaaaaaagccaTCCATTACTACTCCACAGTCTCTTGCTCCTGGGGATCCTACATATTTAGTCACTGAGATTTCCAGTTCACCTGCCGGCCTTCACAGGAAGTCAGACCCCCAGCATGCCCCCACGGCCTCCCTGACCATCGAGCGCAATTGTGGAGATGTAGAAAACTTGGCACGGCAAGCCCTCCAGTGTGACCATGTGGCCTCCTCCACTGTAAGCGCCATAGGCGGTGGTGGTGCTTTAGAAACCTTGGCAGAGCAAGCCCCCCAGCGTGACCTCgtgtctgcagcctccaccaaGTGCTCCACCGGCAGTGAAAATTTAGAAACTTTGGCTCAACCAGCCCTCCCGCATAACCTCACGGCCGCCTCCACCCAGATCACCACCCAGAGCACCGTGGCTCAACAACCAGGACACGAAGGCAGCGTCCTCCAAGCTGGGCAGCCCGAGGCTGTGTTGACCCAGCCAACAAGAGGCTGGAGCTGCCGCAGGGCTGCCCGAAGGTGCATTGCCATAATAAGGAGATGCTGTTGCTGCCTCTGTCCACCCAAGAGGCAGAGTAAGAGGGCCCACCCAAGAGAAAAA ATTGGAGAGGACGAAGGCCCGAAACCTGAGACGCCCAGGAGCAACGTTGGAGCCTGCAgcactttatattaa